TGTGCAAAGTAGCATTACCTAGCCACAATTGTCTCATCGCAGCCCGCTCCACCTTGAATATTTAAGAATTACACATCATCGTGGCCCGCTCCACCTTGAATATTTAAGAATTACACATGTGTTCATTGCTTCAACCATGGAGTATTAAGAATTACATTAACTGGACTAAAACTTCAAGTTAACATAACCACGTGAAGTTGTTTTAAATCAAATTGCTCTCCCTAAACTACGACTTGGACTCTTCTGATCAAACTTTAATGTACTAACAAGATACTACCGACCTTTTCATTTTCTTAATTCATCTTTTGATTGCGTCCACTCTTAATTCGTCGTATACAATGAAGGGGTGGCGTATTTTCTACTGACCACAAATTAATTTGCAAAGTCAAACCTCATGAGTCCGTACCTCAAGTGCACCGAGTTCAAGAATACAAGAATCTTTCTTATCACCCCAACTGACGAGTGAACTGTACAACTCATTAATCTCTATCTTCACTTCAAGAATGATTTTAAAGTGCAAAAAGATTAGCCTCATCTCCAACTCAATCTCGCTAGTACAGATTTTTGCAACTTTTAGGTTGGATACGTTACCAAGTGAAACCGATCACACAGAAACAAAGAACAGAGACATCCATGGGCGGCAAGTCTTCAGAAGCCACCGCCATATTGCCTGGTCCTGTTCACATATGTGGCCGAGTTGTTATACTGGTGATTTTATTCGCTCTCATTGCAGTACCTTGTCTTATCTTCTACAATGATGCATATCCATTACAGTTTTCGCGTCTCTCGTGTCATAGTGATCCCAGCGATTCCTCTCCGACTCCGTCAGTACGTCTCTATTTAATTTTTGACATGCGGAGATCCAACCagctctactttttttttttttttggcaatatGAATGAAATTCAGTGAACAATAAAATGATGAGGATAAGGATTATTAACTTTTGCAGAACAATGAGCAAATGAAACTGGAGAGAGTATTGAAGGCCGCAACGATGAAAGACAATACTGTTATCTTAACAACATTGAATGAAGCATGGGCAGCTCCAAACTCAATATTGGATTTGTTTCTTGAGAGCTTCAAAACAGGAGAGAACACCAAACACCTTTTGACTCATTTGGTGATCATTGCATTGGATCAGAAAGCGTATGAGCGTTGCTTACAGCTGCATCCTCATTGTTATGCTTTGAACGTGGAAGGAGTCGACTTCACCGTGGAAGCATACTTTATGAGCGAGGATTACTTGAAAATGGTATGGAGCAAGATTGATATTCAGAGAAGTGTTCTTGAAATGGGATACAACTTCCTTTTCACGGTATGTAGACGCACTTTATAAACCTTTTTGTGCAAGTATAACGCACAACACGATAACGGAACTTTGTACTAACAATTAGCTTCTAATTCGTTTCAATGAATTTTTCAATCTTCACAGGATGCTGACATAGTGTGGTTTAAAGAACCATTCAACCGGTTTTACGAGGACACGGATCTCCAAATATCTTGTGATAATTATCTCCTGAATGACtcttatagcttggctaacaatCCAAATTCTGGCTTTAAATACGTGAAATCAAACAATAGAACAAAACAGTTCTACAAGTATTGGTATGATTCAAGAATTAGGTATCCTAATCAACATGACCAAGCTGTACTTGTGAAATTAATCAAATTATCTGATCCGTTTATAAAAGAAATTGCATTGAAGATTAGGTTTCTTagtacactttactttggtgGGTTATGTGAACCAAGTAAAGATATGAACCAAGTTTGCACAATGCATGCAAATTGTTGTTTTGGTTTGGAATCCAAAATCCATGACTTAAATCTCGTGCTCGATGATTGGAGACACTACAAATCTTTATCTTTGAGCGACAAGAGTTCATATAAACCAACATGGAGATCACAAGATTGCAGGTAATAATTTCATTCCAGTGATTTTTATAGGGAGGCATTTATATCACATTTTAGTTACCAAACATTTCCTGCAATGCTTATATTGCTTCCAAAATTCATCATTTTGTCTTGTAGGAAGAAGTTCGACTACCATCACATACCAAAGAAGATGGAACATGAAAGGAAAAAAGATTAGCAATGGACATTTTAATTCTCACTTTCTTGGATATAAATAAAATTGCACCCGTAAATGCACctcttttacatttttctttcttttaatcgTGTCAGTTAATTCGAAAATTAGAAGTCTAAAACTATTAATTTCAAATACGAAAAATAACTCCCTTTTCATATCTTATTAGTTATtacattttctttttttcatttccaACGAACATAAGTCTGTC
This genomic stretch from Papaver somniferum cultivar HN1 chromosome 5, ASM357369v1, whole genome shotgun sequence harbors:
- the LOC113278441 gene encoding uncharacterized protein At4g15970-like, which produces MGGKSSEATAILPGPVHICGRVVILVILFALIAVPCLIFYNDAYPLQFSRLSCHSDPSDSSPTPSNNEQMKLERVLKAATMKDNTVILTTLNEAWAAPNSILDLFLESFKTGENTKHLLTHLVIIALDQKAYERCLQLHPHCYALNVEGVDFTVEAYFMSEDYLKMVWSKIDIQRSVLEMGYNFLFTDADIVWFKEPFNRFYEDTDLQISCDNYLLNDSYSLANNPNSGFKYVKSNNRTKQFYKYWYDSRIRYPNQHDQAVLVKLIKLSDPFIKEIALKIRFLSTLYFGGLCEPSKDMNQVCTMHANCCFGLESKIHDLNLVLDDWRHYKSLSLSDKSSYKPTWRSQDCRKKFDYHHIPKKMEHERKKD